The following are encoded together in the Pseudomonas maumuensis genome:
- a CDS encoding dermonecrotic toxin domain-containing protein has protein sequence MPILPAHLDFKTAVARQFASRPTLRQVIGERLRVLLFEHHPVLARVQPPLIDGDALLLVSPHPGEPHWVSQSFVDVLLQALLTGRSVQLAEVNGRRPHLALRAPYRYAEQQDNFGALQLGDLSSALDELIELAIEYFRQSQVDYWNAQGSAGVSRDEWLQLVMKTALLRNLPLQSLNARQQACIYGLLKGGTHLPIVAVVEARLSLAGQLTSVRPCNLLVSGEWDEQQVLLWCSPSSVIRAFDCLDQFTVALRDELAENHVFDTMTWDRQVLDGNVFAQQTTLMLQQMLEAFDRVRYPMLADVAELERLFEHLSDPGNGFIAGYHLEALAEIQTPPGMLGATTSDRFAFQAAVFELALNQSESEGIAALDGVLDLATYTRQQLEAQIRLDHPVHATIPTDELIVELAVARGMPGGAGVGAAGGESLEVLPSKTLTEFAIGNLVGLQGAFIKRLSRRDQQALPAWMSIDYAKTLVSKVDVGCRYPDYVAKTLDEPQARPHRVSRFAREWRISLLFSALAAKLGGKISEAGLQCVTDLCRGMFDEEAADIGLMPLLLKRQPQSTRRDLVQGMYVIFLARPSLVLLYRPLFPKDPLLEFSSAAAMMAGIVGSLELQDSLLTWMSPQVRPIYAAGGFAEPHVTSIGIDPFNLPATPEPASLASQVWLTDMDEKLYQANRDLLVDLADRQTVSNAESRWRTLAQGAWLLFDTVTLSLRGPVATVTWLVQAVAGLEHQVQALSQGSAFERSSVVVDVLLNLSMAMLHARLPSARPEHERPLRVAFTDPLAATFRVGRMGPQVAMEGRVGLMGTRFASQQDHSYRANQGFNWMPREAKQRLRALASTVVLEGRQPLASGAGKGLYEVEGKRYLWMAGCAYRVEPVEHGLRILGEQGEPGPWLRFRSGAWRIDTDLRLAGQGPKTRLEMRKKENEQKYKQLMDQESTLMQSLIAKERELHKQREQQAKVAEDIATLEGAKGERDEEQLKLLRNLHTRVRLRVLQYVEDYIATSFEHDDVVSQLAPMKQADPKMSEAIRLQRNDTRRDLIEDCNLYYNQLATLINDSNLNELVESVSVVAETPVEVAIYQRFYAGLRQVVEWQEKLVGICKRFDGLLEETLRDTSVTFTNKDGSRRNKVAWLGEIIEQRRMTGIDLEFQALMDLAEFSLNRQVDIDEKTMLAYSDYLYGEELKSAGAAHGELAGGGFTPQQQIDVLKGAIEAYEQADVMSKYLLGFGGEAVRGDVLVKYRMVLESVHEAAKDELTSLLREQDLAEPRPQRQAVYAMRGGKRRVVRTQRGRSVVGEERMVEGEQVVQQLDPQNASVLKTFKQQGGEWVEQVQDAAPPSVPPSPTIEPQVWSRRARGLLSEVDKVVRLARSYVEADEPKGLITVVEQHVEKLKRAMNRLSWSSQALREELQDSVERLESLRRDLLTAIYLSTSHPTAESLRFLLENGQVSITRTVDRQTLLEHDYLDTYEIRRRPLAGHTQGIGLWEAHFHYPDSDTPRRAFVKGHLKLWSQRRLGHEAQLRAAKVRGEFLKIYRGDLRLKDVEGLIPFD, from the coding sequence ATGCCTATCCTTCCCGCGCATCTTGATTTCAAAACGGCGGTCGCCCGGCAGTTCGCCAGCAGGCCCACTCTGCGCCAGGTCATTGGCGAGCGGCTCAGGGTGCTGTTGTTCGAGCACCACCCGGTCTTGGCTCGGGTACAGCCACCACTGATCGATGGTGATGCCTTGTTGCTGGTCAGTCCCCATCCCGGCGAGCCGCACTGGGTGTCGCAATCTTTCGTGGATGTGCTGTTGCAGGCCTTGTTGACGGGCCGGTCGGTGCAGCTTGCCGAGGTCAATGGTCGTCGTCCCCACCTGGCACTGCGTGCGCCTTACCGTTATGCCGAGCAGCAGGACAACTTCGGGGCACTGCAACTGGGCGACCTAAGCAGCGCCCTGGATGAACTGATCGAGCTGGCGATCGAGTATTTCCGCCAGTCTCAGGTCGATTATTGGAACGCTCAAGGCTCAGCCGGCGTGAGCCGCGACGAATGGTTGCAATTGGTGATGAAGACGGCTCTTTTGCGCAATCTTCCTTTGCAGTCACTGAATGCTCGGCAACAGGCCTGTATCTATGGGTTGCTCAAAGGGGGCACCCACCTGCCGATCGTGGCTGTGGTGGAGGCACGATTGAGCCTGGCCGGGCAGCTGACGAGCGTCAGGCCTTGCAACCTGCTGGTGAGCGGCGAATGGGACGAGCAGCAGGTGCTGCTCTGGTGCTCGCCCTCGAGCGTGATCCGCGCATTCGATTGTCTGGATCAGTTCACCGTGGCGCTGCGCGACGAACTCGCCGAGAACCATGTCTTCGATACGATGACCTGGGATCGCCAGGTGCTGGATGGCAATGTGTTCGCTCAGCAGACGACTCTGATGCTCCAGCAAATGCTCGAAGCCTTCGATCGCGTGCGCTATCCGATGCTGGCCGATGTGGCGGAGTTGGAGCGACTGTTCGAACACCTCAGCGACCCGGGAAACGGGTTCATCGCGGGATACCACCTGGAGGCGTTGGCCGAGATACAGACGCCGCCGGGGATGCTCGGTGCAACGACAAGCGACAGGTTTGCCTTCCAGGCCGCGGTGTTCGAGCTGGCGCTGAACCAGAGCGAGTCCGAGGGTATCGCCGCCTTGGACGGAGTGCTTGACCTGGCAACCTATACCCGGCAGCAGCTTGAGGCGCAGATTCGGCTGGATCATCCCGTGCATGCCACGATTCCCACGGACGAGTTGATCGTGGAACTCGCCGTGGCGCGGGGCATGCCGGGCGGCGCGGGTGTTGGCGCCGCCGGCGGCGAATCGCTGGAGGTGCTGCCGAGCAAGACCTTGACGGAGTTCGCCATCGGCAATCTGGTGGGCCTTCAGGGCGCTTTCATCAAGCGCCTGTCGCGCCGCGATCAGCAGGCGTTGCCTGCCTGGATGAGTATCGACTATGCCAAGACCTTGGTGAGCAAGGTCGATGTAGGTTGTCGCTACCCTGACTATGTGGCGAAGACCCTGGACGAGCCTCAGGCACGCCCGCATCGGGTTAGCCGTTTTGCTCGTGAGTGGCGTATCAGCCTGTTGTTCAGCGCGTTGGCCGCGAAGCTCGGTGGCAAGATCAGCGAAGCGGGTTTGCAGTGCGTGACCGATCTGTGCCGGGGTATGTTCGATGAGGAAGCGGCAGACATCGGTCTGATGCCTTTGCTGCTCAAGCGTCAACCGCAGTCGACGCGACGGGACCTTGTTCAGGGCATGTACGTGATTTTCCTGGCGAGGCCGTCGCTCGTATTGCTGTATCGCCCGCTCTTTCCCAAAGACCCACTCCTGGAATTCTCCAGTGCCGCCGCGATGATGGCGGGCATCGTCGGGTCGTTGGAGCTGCAGGACAGCCTGCTGACCTGGATGTCGCCCCAGGTAAGGCCTATTTATGCGGCGGGTGGATTCGCCGAGCCCCATGTCACCAGCATCGGTATCGACCCGTTCAATCTGCCGGCCACACCTGAGCCCGCCAGCCTCGCGTCCCAGGTCTGGCTGACCGATATGGATGAAAAGCTCTACCAGGCCAATCGCGATCTGTTGGTCGACCTGGCGGACCGGCAGACCGTCTCCAACGCCGAAAGCCGTTGGCGAACGCTCGCTCAGGGGGCATGGCTGCTGTTCGACACAGTCACCTTGTCGTTGCGGGGGCCAGTAGCGACCGTCACCTGGCTGGTTCAAGCCGTTGCCGGCCTGGAGCACCAGGTGCAGGCCCTCAGCCAGGGTTCCGCCTTCGAGCGCTCGTCGGTGGTGGTCGATGTGCTGCTCAATCTCAGCATGGCAATGTTGCATGCCCGCTTGCCGTCGGCACGACCTGAGCACGAACGGCCGCTGCGAGTGGCGTTCACCGATCCGTTGGCGGCCACCTTCAGGGTGGGGCGCATGGGCCCCCAGGTGGCGATGGAAGGCCGGGTTGGCTTGATGGGCACACGTTTCGCGTCACAGCAGGACCATTCCTATCGGGCAAACCAGGGGTTCAACTGGATGCCCAGGGAGGCAAAGCAGAGATTGCGTGCGCTGGCGTCCACCGTGGTGCTCGAGGGGCGGCAACCTCTGGCCAGCGGGGCGGGCAAGGGGCTGTATGAAGTCGAAGGGAAGCGTTACCTCTGGATGGCGGGTTGCGCTTATCGCGTCGAGCCCGTCGAACACGGCCTACGGATCCTCGGTGAGCAAGGTGAGCCAGGTCCCTGGCTGCGGTTCAGATCCGGAGCCTGGCGTATCGACACTGACCTGCGGCTGGCGGGGCAGGGCCCGAAGACGCGGTTGGAGATGCGCAAGAAAGAAAATGAGCAGAAGTACAAGCAGCTCATGGATCAGGAGAGCACCTTGATGCAGAGCCTCATCGCCAAAGAGCGCGAGTTGCACAAGCAGCGCGAACAGCAGGCGAAAGTGGCCGAGGACATCGCTACCCTCGAAGGTGCCAAAGGCGAGCGTGATGAAGAGCAGTTGAAACTGCTGCGCAACTTGCATACGCGCGTCAGGTTGAGGGTCTTGCAATATGTGGAGGATTACATCGCTACGAGCTTCGAGCATGACGATGTGGTCTCGCAGCTGGCACCGATGAAGCAGGCCGACCCCAAAATGAGCGAGGCTATACGTTTGCAGCGCAACGATACGCGCAGGGACCTGATAGAAGACTGCAACCTCTACTACAACCAGTTGGCCACGTTGATCAATGATTCCAACCTGAACGAACTAGTCGAATCAGTCTCGGTGGTTGCTGAAACGCCGGTGGAAGTAGCCATCTACCAACGCTTCTATGCAGGGTTGCGGCAAGTGGTTGAGTGGCAGGAAAAACTGGTAGGCATATGCAAACGCTTCGATGGATTGCTAGAGGAGACCTTGCGCGATACCAGCGTCACCTTTACCAACAAGGACGGGAGCCGGCGCAACAAAGTCGCCTGGCTTGGCGAGATCATCGAGCAGCGGCGCATGACCGGTATCGACCTGGAGTTCCAGGCATTGATGGACCTGGCCGAGTTCAGCCTGAACCGTCAGGTTGATATCGACGAGAAGACGATGTTGGCTTACTCGGATTATCTGTACGGCGAAGAGTTGAAGAGTGCCGGTGCCGCGCATGGCGAGCTCGCCGGTGGCGGCTTTACTCCACAGCAACAGATCGATGTGCTCAAGGGCGCGATCGAGGCCTACGAACAGGCCGATGTGATGAGCAAGTACCTGTTGGGCTTTGGTGGTGAGGCCGTGCGCGGTGACGTGCTGGTTAAGTACCGCATGGTGTTGGAGAGCGTGCATGAGGCTGCGAAGGATGAATTGACCAGTCTGCTGCGGGAGCAGGATTTGGCCGAGCCCAGGCCCCAGCGCCAGGCGGTATACGCCATGCGCGGCGGCAAGCGTCGGGTGGTCCGCACGCAGCGAGGCCGCAGTGTGGTCGGTGAAGAGCGCATGGTCGAGGGGGAGCAGGTCGTACAGCAACTCGACCCGCAAAACGCCTCGGTGCTCAAGACGTTCAAACAGCAGGGCGGCGAGTGGGTCGAGCAGGTCCAGGACGCTGCGCCGCCGTCGGTGCCGCCATCGCCAACGATCGAGCCGCAAGTATGGAGCAGGCGAGCTCGAGGGTTGCTGTCGGAGGTCGATAAGGTCGTGCGCCTTGCGCGAAGCTACGTTGAAGCGGATGAACCGAAAGGGTTGATCACAGTGGTGGAACAACATGTCGAAAAGCTGAAGCGGGCGATGAACAGGTTGTCATGGAGCAGCCAGGCGTTGCGCGAAGAATTGCAGGACAGTGTCGAGCGCCTGGAGTCTCTACGAAGGGACCTGTTGACGGCCATCTATCTTTCCACCAGCCATCCCACGGCAGAAAGCCTGCGGTTTCTGCTGGAGAACGGGCAGGTGAGCATAACGCGTACGGTCGACCGCCAGACTTTGCTCGAGCATGATTACCTGGACACCTACGAGATTCGGCGACGTCCCTTGGCCGGCCATACCCAGGGTATCGGGTTGTGGGAGGCGCACTTTCATTACCCCGACAGCGACACGCCGCGCCGTGCATTCGTGAAGGGCCACCTGAAGCTGTGGTCGCAGCGCCGGCTCGGTCACGAAGCGCAGCTGCGTGCCGCAAAGGTGCGCGGAGAGTTCTTGAAGATCTATCGAGGAGACTTGCGCCTCAAGGATGTGGAGGGCTTGATTCCGTTCGACTGA